GGCTGCCAGCCAGGACTTGCTCGTTACGAATCCCGGTGGGTTCATTCTTCGGGTCGCGCGGAACCTCTGCCTGAATTGGAAACGGGATACAAAAGCGCCGCTCTCGCTCGACGATCTCGAACTCGCGGCAGCGACCGATGAACGGCTTGAACGGGATGATCTGCTTCATATTCTTAACCTCGCACTCGAACTCCTCGAATTCGAATATCGCGAGGCATTCGTTCTAAAATTCTATCAAGGGTATTCCTATGAAGAGATGTCCACATTGACCGGCGAAAGTATCGACGCTCTCCGCAATCGGGTCTGGCGCGCGAAGGAACAAGTCCGCCACGTACTTCGGCCCTATATTCACGATCTCGTCAAGCATTCTTAAGCGCATGAACTATCCAGAAATCATCCACCATTATCTTGCCGGTGACGCGACCCACGATCAGGAAGAGCAGCTCTTCACAGGTCTGGCCGACCATCCCGAGTGGCGTGAGGAGCTTCAACTGCAACTCAAGATCCACGAGGCAGCGCAGCGCGACCTTCCATCCTTGACTGTGCCCCCTGCGGCGCGCTCAGCTATTTTTTCGCGCCTGGGATTTAATCAAACATCTGGCATAATGCACCTCGGGGCTATGCGCCTATTTGGTCTCCCGCTTCCTGCCATGGCTGGTGTTGGACTTCTCGTGCTCGGCGCCGGCGCGTATCTGGCGTTTACGAGCATAGCCTTCAAATCGGAAGGCCAACCTGCCCAATCGATTCCATCGCCCATGCAGTCGGTAACGCCTGCGCAAGCAATGCAACCGTCACCTCCCATAGAGAACGGTTCACAGTCGCAGGTACAGGGGGCGAGCAAAACATCTGCAATCGCTGCCGAACCGCGATCGACAAGCAATGCAAAGGTGCAGGAGGATCCCTCTCTCGGGCGACTTGCTCCTCGTGGGCCAGAGATACCGAACGAGCCGGTCACATCCTACGTAGACCCGGGTAAGTTCTCTTCCGTCTCATATCTGACTCCGGAGAAGATCATCGGCGTCGCCGATGCCGGGAAGATTTTTTGTTCCGAAAACGGAGGAAAGACCTGGGTGCTTCAGACAAGCATGACGCAAGCCGATTTGAGCGGCGTGCATTTCATTGACCTTGCTGCCGGGGTTGCAGTTGGTGCCCACGGGACGATTTTGCTGACATCTGATGAGGGACGAGAATGGAAGACAATTCCGAGCATGACGACCGCTAATCTGGCGACGGTCCGCTATGTCACTCGCGACACACTCTATGCCTGCGGCGAGAAGGGCACACTCCTGCGGAGTACCAATGGAGGCGCTGCCTGGACATTGCTCAAGACTGGAACGACAGCAAATCTCTTTCGAATGCGGTTCGAAAATGGCTCTATTGGCGAAGTCCACGGAGAAGGTGGCATATCCCTCATGACTCAAGATGCCGGCGCAACCTGGAAGCTGATCAAATGATCGTTTCTATTCAACCGCATGCAGAGAGCCCGATGAATTCCAGACTAATCGGCGTTGCATTACTGTGCACGATTGCGATTCTGCTGGTCTTGATCGTGCTCGCACTCACCGTTCATGCCCAGGTTCCCATTTCAATACTATCGAAGCGCTCCCCTCGTTCACCTGACAATTCTTCCATCGCGTTCATCCCAAATCGTGGCCAGCTTGCCGATCAATTTCGTAAGCCAATGCCGGAAGTGATCTATTCGCTCGATGCGCGTGGTGTGAAATTCTACGTCACGAAGAATGGCTTTCACTATGTCTTCGGTAAGTATCCGAGTCATGGACCGATGCCCCAACCGAAAGACCCGCACGTGATGGACTCGCTGATGCATGCCGACTCGGTATTGCTGTATCGTGTCGATGTTGCGTTTGTCGGCGCAAATCCGAATCCCCGTATCGAGACGAGCAATGCCTCGTCAACCTATTACAACTACTATCTCCCGCAATGTCCAGATGGGATTACCCGCGTACCGGCGTATCAGACACTTATCTTCCGCGATCTCTATCCGCACATCGATTTGGTGCTGTATGCGGGGGGCAGAAATGCAGACAGAAGCCAACCCGCGAATCACGATCATCTCATAATTCCCGGTTCAGATCATGGCATGGAGTATGACTTCATCGTTCATCCCGGCGGGGATCCGAGACAGATTCAACTTCGATATGACCATGCGGATTCTCTCGTGCTTGGCCAGAATGGATGGCTGCGCTTCGTTACACCATACGGCGAAATGATCGAGGAGCGCCCATACTCGCTCCAATCAACTGGCGGGTCGCGGATACATGCCATTGTCTCGCACTTCGCATTGCATGGCAATACGCTCCGCTTTACTGTTGGTCGATATGACCATTCTCGCGATTTGACGATCGATCCTCCACGATTGTGGGGATCGTATTTTGGAGGGCCAAGCTACGATCTCGCGGAGGCAATCGGTGTCGATAGGCGCAACAATGTCAATATTGTGGGCTACACCGAGAGCACCATGGGGATCGCTACCAGCGGCGCCTACCAGGTCCACGCGACGAATGGGTACCAGTCCGGTTATGTTGCGAGTTTTTCGCCAAGCGGCACGATGAGGTGGGCTACCTATTACAGTGGCAATTATTGGGACTTACTAAATGCGCTGGCTTGCGATACAGCATGTGGAATCGTTGCCGCTGGCTATACCGAAAGCACCTCAGGCATAGCAACTCCCGGA
The nucleotide sequence above comes from Bacteroidota bacterium. Encoded proteins:
- a CDS encoding RNA polymerase sigma factor — encoded protein: MKRSSQRTDQELANDLRGSRREAEAAFSELYGRYAQRTYALLLRMTGDTAASQDLLQEVFLKFYSAASQDLLVTNPGGFILRVARNLCLNWKRDTKAPLSLDDLELAAATDERLERDDLLHILNLALELLEFEYREAFVLKFYQGYSYEEMSTLTGESIDALRNRVWRAKEQVRHVLRPYIHDLVKHS